In the genome of Terribacillus sp. FSL K6-0262, one region contains:
- a CDS encoding ring-cleaving dioxygenase: MNHLKGIHHVTAITSSAEKNYEFFTYVLGMRLVKKTVNQDDIQTYHLFFADDKGSAGTDMTFFDFPGIPKGTHGTNEIYKTSFRVPTDAALDYWVNRFDRLQVKHHGIKEQFGKKTLSFEDFDEQQYQLISDELDEGVASGTPWQNGPVPLEFAITGLGPIFVRTAHIDYFKEMLEKVLVFRPVAQEGSLYLYEVGEGGNGASVILEHNTILPDGRQGFGTVHHAAFRVEDRAVLEEWIERMNSFQFQTSGYVDRHFFESLYSRVAPGILFEFATDGPGFMGDEPYETLGEKLSLPPFLEPKREQIEKLVRPIDTVRSTKHFEKE; the protein is encoded by the coding sequence ATGAATCATTTAAAAGGTATACACCATGTAACGGCAATTACGAGCAGTGCAGAAAAAAACTATGAGTTCTTCACATATGTACTTGGCATGCGTCTGGTCAAAAAAACAGTGAATCAGGATGATATCCAAACATATCACTTATTCTTTGCAGATGACAAAGGCAGTGCCGGAACAGATATGACATTCTTCGATTTCCCTGGTATTCCAAAAGGGACCCATGGCACGAATGAGATTTACAAGACATCCTTCAGAGTGCCGACTGACGCAGCATTGGATTATTGGGTGAATCGATTCGATCGTCTGCAAGTGAAACATCATGGCATCAAAGAGCAATTCGGCAAGAAGACATTATCCTTCGAGGATTTTGATGAGCAGCAATACCAGCTGATCAGTGACGAACTCGATGAGGGTGTTGCATCCGGGACACCATGGCAGAATGGTCCAGTACCATTGGAATTTGCCATCACAGGGCTGGGGCCGATTTTTGTACGGACAGCGCATATCGATTATTTCAAGGAAATGCTCGAAAAAGTACTGGTATTCCGCCCGGTTGCCCAAGAAGGATCCCTTTATTTGTATGAAGTGGGCGAAGGCGGAAACGGAGCGAGCGTCATCCTCGAGCACAATACGATTTTGCCAGATGGCAGACAAGGATTCGGGACTGTGCACCATGCTGCTTTCCGTGTAGAGGATCGTGCGGTATTGGAAGAGTGGATCGAACGTATGAACAGCTTCCAGTTCCAGACATCCGGCTACGTGGACCGTCATTTCTTTGAATCGCTATATTCCCGGGTTGCACCAGGAATTCTATTCGAATTCGCGACGGATGGTCCTGGATTCATGGGAGACGAGCCGTATGAGACACTTGGAGAGAAACTTTCTTTGCCGCCGTTCCTGGAACCAAAACGCGAACAAATCGAAAAACTTGTACGGCCGATCGATACAGTCCGGAGTACGAAGCATTTCGAAAAAGAATGA
- a CDS encoding DUF2812 domain-containing protein, with translation MSERKKIRKFFWAWSDEKEEVWLQRMAQEGWILERYSWFTYTFEAAGPSKLIYRLDYQFGIRNQDYFMLFEEDGWKLVSAFGGWYYFCKEDDGTDKLEIYTDAQSKAAKYKHLSNAILFLVLMHILSFWLPIISSGSKAPLWIGMMIAPITLLGAFGVYMLKRKAKRLKEYQL, from the coding sequence ATGTCAGAGAGAAAGAAGATAAGGAAATTTTTTTGGGCTTGGAGCGACGAGAAAGAAGAGGTATGGCTGCAGCGGATGGCGCAGGAAGGGTGGATCCTGGAGAGATACAGCTGGTTCACCTACACCTTTGAAGCTGCCGGACCGTCCAAATTGATATATCGGCTGGATTATCAATTCGGTATTCGAAACCAAGACTATTTCATGCTGTTCGAGGAAGATGGCTGGAAGCTGGTCAGTGCATTTGGAGGCTGGTATTATTTTTGCAAAGAAGACGACGGGACGGATAAATTGGAAATATATACAGACGCCCAATCAAAAGCGGCTAAATATAAGCATTTATCTAATGCCATTTTATTTCTTGTCCTGATGCATATACTATCATTCTGGCTGCCGATCATTTCGAGCGGAAGCAAAGCGCCTCTTTGGATAGGGATGATGATAGCGCCGATAACGTTATTGGGTGCCTTTGGTGTTTATATGCTAAAAAGAAAAGCAAAGAGACTAAAAGAATATCAACTATAG
- a CDS encoding bh protein, giving the protein MKRSCMEAELYCIHCREESPFTITYINDKLKTICCTQCHHAIDVRLDLQKEFKQEWQNRILSKPSRMTTEYKDDLSQFLFTLPIRLASKPYRLYQDIKESRIIMRDFKDVKHW; this is encoded by the coding sequence GTGAAACGAAGCTGCATGGAAGCAGAGTTATATTGTATCCATTGTCGCGAGGAGTCTCCATTCACCATTACCTACATCAACGACAAGCTCAAGACGATTTGCTGTACTCAATGTCATCATGCGATTGATGTCCGGCTCGATTTGCAGAAGGAATTCAAGCAAGAATGGCAGAATCGCATCCTTTCCAAGCCTTCCAGGATGACGACAGAGTACAAAGATGATCTCAGTCAGTTCCTTTTCACGCTGCCGATCCGGCTGGCGAGCAAACCATATCGATTATATCAGGATATCAAAGAGTCGCGCATCATCATGCGGGATTTCAAAGATGTCAAGCATTGGTAA
- the dacB gene encoding D-alanyl-D-alanine carboxypeptidase/D-alanyl-D-alanine-endopeptidase: MLRKIARLLAVMLLFFACLIPHGHIRVAGKEDAMKERINEYLASEEQLQGAAVAIHIAEGQTGKTLYERSADQRMRPASNMKLLTAAAVLDGLGAEHRFETIIATDGRISAGQLHGNLYLIGKGDPSLTYMDIGQLAKQLRKAGIKKIHGDIIADDTYFDQERYSEDTTWKDESAYYGAAISALTAAPDTDHDTGTVKVVVDASSSSGKPNVSIIPATDYVTIHNHAVISQEGEAELEVVRTHGNNDIVISGTIAPGEKEQEWVAVWEPAEYVLHLFQENLEAAGIQVDGGSKTAKAPAKTTELLRKESAPLQQLLLPFMKLSNNGHAEMYVKHMGSKERAGNWEDGIEQIERYLDGLLPTGQMVIRDGSGLSHVNGITARQLTALLVHVQNEPWSHAFEHSLPVAGEPERMIGGTLRNRFADSELAGKIKAKTGTLTGVSSLSGYMETKSGERIVFSILLNGLLDEEEGPRIEERLLKIVYEELKNMHIN, from the coding sequence ATGCTTCGCAAAATTGCGCGATTATTAGCTGTAATGCTTTTGTTTTTTGCTTGTTTGATCCCTCACGGGCATATCCGCGTAGCCGGAAAAGAGGATGCGATGAAAGAAAGGATTAATGAATACTTGGCAAGCGAGGAACAATTGCAGGGAGCGGCTGTTGCAATCCATATCGCTGAAGGCCAAACAGGCAAGACACTCTATGAAAGAAGCGCCGATCAGCGCATGCGTCCTGCATCCAATATGAAGCTTTTGACTGCTGCAGCTGTTTTGGATGGACTGGGGGCAGAACACCGGTTCGAAACGATCATTGCCACCGACGGCCGCATCTCGGCAGGACAGCTTCATGGGAACTTATATTTGATTGGTAAAGGTGATCCGTCTTTGACATATATGGACATCGGGCAGCTGGCAAAACAGCTTCGCAAAGCAGGAATCAAGAAAATACATGGTGATATCATCGCTGATGATACATATTTTGATCAGGAACGATATAGTGAAGATACTACCTGGAAAGATGAGTCGGCCTATTATGGTGCCGCAATCAGCGCTTTGACGGCAGCGCCGGATACCGATCATGATACAGGAACCGTAAAGGTTGTGGTGGATGCATCGTCTTCATCAGGAAAACCAAATGTGAGCATCATCCCTGCAACGGATTATGTGACCATACATAATCATGCAGTCATTTCCCAAGAGGGTGAAGCAGAATTGGAAGTGGTTCGAACGCATGGAAACAATGATATCGTCATTTCAGGCACAATTGCTCCAGGTGAAAAAGAGCAGGAATGGGTAGCTGTTTGGGAACCTGCCGAATATGTACTGCATTTGTTCCAGGAGAATCTCGAAGCTGCAGGAATTCAGGTGGATGGCGGCAGTAAAACAGCAAAGGCTCCAGCAAAGACGACGGAGCTTTTGCGCAAGGAATCTGCACCGCTTCAGCAATTGCTGCTTCCATTCATGAAGCTAAGCAATAATGGCCATGCCGAGATGTATGTCAAGCATATGGGCAGCAAGGAAAGAGCTGGGAACTGGGAAGATGGTATCGAACAAATCGAACGCTATCTTGATGGACTATTACCGACAGGGCAAATGGTCATTCGGGATGGTTCTGGTCTTTCACATGTGAATGGCATAACTGCCAGGCAGCTGACAGCATTGCTTGTACATGTTCAGAACGAGCCTTGGTCCCATGCTTTTGAACATTCCCTGCCGGTCGCTGGCGAACCGGAACGGATGATTGGCGGAACACTTCGCAATCGCTTCGCCGATAGTGAGCTGGCCGGAAAAATCAAGGCAAAGACAGGGACACTGACTGGAGTCAGTTCCTTGTCGGGCTATATGGAAACAAAATCAGGTGAACGAATAGTCTTCTCGATTCTGCTGAATGGGCTGCTGGATGAAGAAGAAGGACCCCGAATAGAAGAACGACTATTGAAAATCGTATACGAAGAGTTGAAAAACATGCATATAAATTGA
- a CDS encoding exodeoxyribonuclease III: MKFVSWNVNGIRACVKKGFLEYFEEQDADFFCLQETKLQEGQIELDLPGYHQYWNYAERKGYSGTAVFTKHEPLHVTYGLEEGVTEPEGRIITLEYDNFYLVTVYTPNSKRDLTRLAERLEWEDRILAYVQELDSRKPVILCGDLNVAHQEIDLKNHKTNHGNSGFTKEEREKMTAFLASGFVDSFRFLYPDREDAYSWWSYMNKVRERNIGWRIDYFIVSQRWKDKIEEAEIHAETLGSDHCPVCLYIKNEDTL, translated from the coding sequence ATGAAGTTCGTATCATGGAATGTCAATGGAATCAGAGCTTGTGTAAAGAAAGGCTTTCTTGAATATTTTGAGGAACAAGATGCAGATTTCTTCTGCTTGCAGGAAACGAAGCTCCAGGAGGGTCAAATTGAATTAGATCTGCCTGGTTATCATCAATATTGGAATTATGCAGAGCGTAAAGGATACTCCGGTACTGCTGTGTTCACGAAGCATGAACCGCTGCATGTCACATATGGGTTGGAAGAAGGCGTCACGGAGCCTGAAGGACGCATCATCACGCTGGAGTATGATAATTTCTATTTGGTGACGGTTTATACACCGAACTCCAAACGAGATTTGACGCGATTGGCGGAGCGGCTGGAGTGGGAAGACAGGATCCTTGCGTATGTGCAGGAGCTGGACAGCCGCAAACCAGTCATTTTATGCGGTGATTTGAATGTGGCCCATCAAGAAATCGATCTGAAGAATCACAAGACGAATCATGGTAATTCCGGTTTCACGAAAGAAGAACGGGAAAAGATGACAGCCTTCCTTGCTTCCGGATTCGTGGATAGTTTCCGTTTCCTATATCCGGATCGCGAGGATGCTTACAGCTGGTGGTCTTATATGAATAAGGTGAGGGAGAGGAATATCGGCTGGCGCATTGATTATTTCATCGTCTCCCAGAGATGGAAGGACAAAATAGAAGAAGCGGAGATACATGCAGAGACGCTGGGCAGCGACCATTGCCCCGTATGCTTATATATCAAGAATGAAGACACCCTTTGA
- a CDS encoding zinc-binding dehydrogenase has translation MRAIVAASTGGPDVLEFRNLTVPEPSAGEVRIRVLKASVHFADIKKRKGTKGSGTPGILGLDAVGIIDKLGQDVKGLHIGDRVIAFAKSGSYAEYAIANAVLVYPIADHVDSSVAAACPVPSFLSFMLLERVGRLSKGEAVLVHAASGGTGLTLVQLARKLGAGKIIGTVSADQKAALPLELGADVCITYDNFPDSVRNLTDGAGVDLILDSLAGNIMEDSFTCLAPYGRLVNYGNASGAAGGIKTSDVHASCRSLLGYSLGTTRKKRPEDLKFIADRVISFVEKEDITFPSIKEFKLEDAFKAHQLMESRTHAGKIILHITD, from the coding sequence ATGCGAGCGATTGTAGCAGCAAGCACGGGTGGTCCAGATGTGCTCGAATTTAGAAATCTTACAGTACCTGAACCATCAGCCGGGGAAGTAAGGATAAGGGTATTAAAAGCAAGTGTCCATTTTGCTGATATAAAAAAGCGAAAGGGCACAAAGGGGTCTGGCACCCCTGGTATACTAGGACTGGATGCTGTCGGAATCATTGATAAGCTAGGGCAAGATGTCAAAGGACTTCATATCGGCGATCGAGTTATCGCATTTGCAAAATCAGGCTCATATGCGGAATATGCTATAGCGAATGCTGTGCTTGTCTATCCGATTGCAGATCATGTTGATTCGTCTGTCGCTGCGGCTTGTCCGGTTCCTTCCTTTTTGTCGTTCATGCTGCTCGAGCGCGTTGGGAGACTCAGCAAAGGAGAAGCTGTGCTTGTTCATGCTGCATCAGGCGGGACAGGCCTTACATTGGTTCAGCTTGCAAGAAAACTAGGTGCAGGCAAAATAATAGGAACCGTAAGCGCAGATCAGAAAGCAGCTTTGCCTTTGGAACTTGGTGCTGATGTTTGTATTACTTATGATAATTTCCCAGATTCGGTTCGGAACCTGACAGATGGAGCTGGTGTTGACCTAATTTTAGACTCGCTTGCCGGAAATATAATGGAAGATAGTTTTACTTGTCTTGCACCCTATGGTAGATTAGTAAACTACGGGAATGCGAGCGGCGCAGCCGGGGGGATTAAAACATCAGACGTCCACGCAAGCTGCCGGTCTCTGCTTGGCTATAGCTTGGGAACGACTCGCAAAAAACGCCCAGAAGATTTGAAGTTTATTGCTGATCGAGTTATCAGCTTCGTAGAAAAAGAAGATATTACTTTTCCAAGCATAAAAGAATTCAAGCTCGAGGATGCGTTCAAAGCGCATCAGCTAATGGAAAGCAGAACACATGCAGGGAAAATAATCCTGCACATCACAGATTAG
- the shc gene encoding squalene--hopene cyclase, with product MSQVNMEDLKTAIEKRIGKLEELQQKDGSWRMCFEGAVLTDCFYIITFTSFDRETDTVEKLKIELLKKQRDDGSWAAYPGERNGNLSATVLAYAALRFSGIPAQELRAAERFISTNGGINKAHFMIRFMLAVHGMIPWPTFLKFPMTALLVPTTFPINFFQFSSYARIHFVPMLLLLNKKFKRISSHSIQLEHLLYEEEWDDFTDARSPFRSITNEWSRLARLPARLHRAGYRYAEQYMQERTESDGTLYSYASATFFMVYAYLALGYEENNPRIQQALKGIHSLVNENCNGIHVENSTSTVWDTALLSYALQQAGAPVKQKMIQSANHYLLQRQHVQKADWQIHQPGAEPGGWGFSDINTNHPDNDDTSAALRAITRQAREDLSIKRAWKKGTDYLLAMQNKDGGWAAFEKDTDWWILGKLPIENAEDAAIDPSTADLTGRVMEYLGTYASLKKDHSNVKKAIRWLYKHQQLNGSWYGRWGVCYLYGTWAALTGLAAVGIKPSEKHVKRAVNWLKAVQHEDGGWGESCRSAEVGTYVDLPISTVVQTAWAVDALIASGEQDSKEVQQGISFLLREPLLQASIDYPTGIGLPGQFYIRYESYPHIFPLLALSHYRLKAKA from the coding sequence ATGAGCCAGGTCAACATGGAAGATCTGAAGACGGCAATTGAGAAGCGTATAGGAAAGCTTGAAGAGCTGCAGCAGAAGGATGGATCTTGGCGCATGTGCTTTGAAGGTGCTGTTTTAACAGATTGCTTCTATATAATCACTTTCACTTCATTCGATAGAGAAACAGATACAGTCGAGAAACTTAAAATTGAATTACTGAAAAAGCAGCGAGACGATGGAAGCTGGGCAGCATATCCCGGCGAAAGAAACGGCAACTTATCGGCTACTGTTTTGGCTTATGCAGCACTTCGTTTTTCAGGAATCCCTGCTCAGGAGCTCCGAGCAGCAGAACGCTTCATCAGCACAAACGGCGGCATCAACAAAGCGCACTTTATGATTCGCTTCATGCTGGCTGTACACGGTATGATACCATGGCCAACTTTTTTAAAGTTCCCAATGACCGCTCTGCTTGTACCGACCACATTCCCAATCAATTTCTTCCAATTCAGTTCATACGCCAGAATCCATTTTGTTCCCATGCTGCTGTTATTAAATAAAAAGTTCAAACGGATCAGCTCGCACAGTATCCAGCTTGAACATCTATTATATGAAGAAGAATGGGATGATTTTACGGATGCTCGTTCGCCATTTCGTTCCATTACCAATGAATGGAGCCGTCTGGCTCGCTTGCCAGCTCGGCTGCATCGAGCCGGCTATCGATACGCGGAACAATATATGCAGGAACGTACGGAATCAGATGGAACACTCTACAGCTATGCAAGTGCTACCTTCTTCATGGTCTACGCCTACCTGGCGCTAGGATATGAAGAAAATAATCCTAGGATACAGCAGGCATTAAAAGGGATACATTCTCTTGTCAATGAAAACTGCAACGGCATCCATGTAGAGAATTCCACTTCAACTGTTTGGGATACAGCATTGCTCAGTTATGCACTTCAGCAAGCAGGCGCTCCAGTAAAACAAAAGATGATTCAATCAGCCAATCACTATCTGCTGCAGCGGCAGCATGTCCAAAAGGCGGACTGGCAAATTCATCAGCCAGGAGCCGAGCCAGGCGGCTGGGGATTTTCGGATATCAATACGAATCATCCCGATAACGATGATACCTCCGCTGCACTCCGCGCCATCACAAGGCAGGCCCGTGAAGATCTTTCCATCAAGCGTGCCTGGAAAAAAGGAACGGATTATTTGCTGGCAATGCAAAACAAAGACGGCGGCTGGGCTGCATTCGAGAAGGATACAGATTGGTGGATCCTTGGTAAGCTGCCGATCGAAAATGCTGAAGATGCAGCGATCGATCCATCTACTGCAGATCTGACAGGTCGTGTCATGGAATATCTCGGGACTTATGCCAGTTTGAAAAAAGACCATTCCAATGTGAAAAAAGCCATCCGCTGGCTTTATAAGCATCAGCAGTTAAATGGATCATGGTATGGCAGATGGGGAGTTTGCTATTTGTACGGTACATGGGCTGCTTTGACTGGCCTTGCAGCAGTTGGCATAAAACCGTCAGAAAAACACGTGAAACGTGCTGTAAACTGGCTGAAAGCTGTTCAGCATGAGGATGGCGGCTGGGGGGAATCATGTAGAAGTGCGGAAGTAGGAACGTATGTAGATTTGCCGATCAGTACTGTCGTACAGACTGCTTGGGCAGTTGATGCTTTGATTGCCAGCGGCGAACAGGATAGCAAGGAGGTACAGCAAGGCATCAGCTTTTTGCTGAGAGAACCTCTGCTGCAGGCCTCGATCGACTACCCGACCGGGATCGGACTTCCCGGCCAATTTTATATCCGTTATGAAAGCTATCCGCACATTTTTCCACTGCTTGCTCTGAGCCATTACCGGCTCAAGGCAAAGGCTTAG
- a CDS encoding SDR family oxidoreductase, translating into MDLGLTGKTALVAAASKGLGKATAMQFAKEGACVHIISRDEQALKQTRDDIIKESGNALVYYSVCDITDANDISRAVESAKQHTGSIDILINNAGGPPAGKLLDFSDEDWQQAFELNLLSFVRFIRSAAPIMKENGGGHILNIASSSIKQSIDNLLLSNTFRAGIVGLAKSLSQELAPDNILINTLGPGKIHTDRVDQLDQKTADQLGKRLDEVQEQSQAAIPMGRYGTPEEFANMAVFLCSSANSYITGQAFVIDGGMVKSIG; encoded by the coding sequence ATGGATTTAGGATTGACAGGGAAGACAGCATTGGTCGCAGCTGCCAGCAAAGGTCTGGGGAAGGCAACAGCCATGCAGTTCGCCAAGGAAGGCGCCTGTGTCCATATCATCAGCCGGGATGAACAAGCACTGAAACAGACAAGGGATGACATCATCAAAGAATCAGGTAATGCGCTTGTTTATTATTCTGTTTGTGATATTACGGATGCAAACGACATTTCCCGTGCAGTGGAATCCGCTAAGCAGCATACTGGTTCAATTGATATTCTAATCAATAATGCTGGCGGTCCGCCGGCCGGTAAACTGCTGGATTTCAGCGATGAAGACTGGCAGCAGGCTTTTGAACTGAATCTATTGAGCTTCGTTCGTTTTATTCGGTCAGCAGCTCCTATCATGAAGGAAAATGGCGGCGGTCATATTCTTAATATCGCTTCATCCTCCATTAAGCAATCCATTGATAACTTGCTGTTGTCCAATACATTTCGCGCTGGGATTGTCGGCTTGGCAAAGTCACTTTCACAGGAACTGGCACCAGACAATATTTTAATCAATACACTGGGGCCTGGGAAAATACATACCGATCGCGTTGACCAACTGGATCAGAAGACAGCCGATCAGCTTGGAAAAAGGCTGGATGAAGTCCAGGAGCAAAGCCAAGCGGCTATCCCGATGGGCAGATATGGTACGCCTGAAGAATTTGCCAACATGGCCGTTTTCCTTTGTTCTTCAGCTAATTCCTATATTACCGGACAGGCTTTCGTCATTGATGGCGGTATGGTTAAAAGTATTGGCTAA
- the proB gene encoding glutamate 5-kinase: MKRIIVKIGSSMLSEQGGGMSEAKIRRHTDQIAALIREGHEVILVSSGAVAAGFRQLGYPSRPVTIEGKQAAAAIGQGLLVQAYTEAFGKYDMKCAQLLLTRDVFTNADQYNNSYNTLQELLKRNIIPIINENDSVSIRELTFGDNDMLSAYVSGLVKADLLILITDVDGIYDKNPNTYPDAKRYQRLDRIPAEMQASIEQTSGSKVGTGGMYSKVLAAQTALELGVPVFIGTTNESSTLLEIAKGNGAGTYIGDEASEVQRKTKQWLTHHARATGSLTIDAGAAEALLQNGKSLLPIGVTEVQGTFSASAVVDIRTSDGDTIARGISDISSADLREMLISRESDPASVWHRAVVHRDYIVLL; the protein is encoded by the coding sequence ATGAAGAGAATAATCGTAAAAATAGGCAGCAGCATGCTGTCGGAACAAGGTGGGGGAATGAGCGAAGCGAAAATCCGCCGGCATACCGATCAAATCGCCGCTTTGATCAGGGAGGGGCACGAGGTCATCCTTGTATCATCCGGTGCAGTGGCAGCTGGTTTCCGTCAGCTCGGCTATCCGTCAAGACCTGTGACGATCGAAGGGAAGCAAGCTGCAGCCGCCATCGGACAAGGCTTGCTCGTACAAGCCTATACAGAAGCATTTGGTAAATATGATATGAAATGCGCGCAGCTGCTTTTGACCCGAGATGTGTTCACAAATGCCGATCAATATAATAACAGCTATAACACGCTGCAGGAGCTGCTGAAGCGGAATATCATCCCGATCATCAACGAAAATGATTCTGTATCCATCCGGGAGCTCACATTTGGTGATAATGATATGTTATCTGCTTATGTCAGCGGACTTGTCAAAGCTGATTTGCTTATTTTGATCACGGATGTGGATGGGATATACGACAAGAATCCGAATACATATCCTGATGCGAAGCGTTATCAGCGCCTGGATAGGATTCCGGCTGAAATGCAGGCTTCCATCGAACAGACTTCCGGGTCCAAAGTCGGCACCGGGGGCATGTATTCCAAGGTGCTGGCAGCCCAGACTGCACTCGAGTTGGGCGTGCCGGTATTCATCGGCACGACAAATGAGTCATCGACGCTGCTCGAGATCGCCAAAGGGAACGGCGCTGGGACATATATCGGGGATGAAGCATCCGAAGTACAGCGCAAAACCAAGCAATGGCTGACGCATCATGCCAGGGCGACAGGCAGTCTTACCATTGATGCCGGCGCAGCCGAGGCATTGCTGCAGAACGGCAAAAGCTTGCTGCCGATCGGTGTCACAGAGGTGCAAGGCACTTTTTCCGCATCAGCTGTTGTCGATATCAGGACATCGGATGGAGATACTATCGCTCGCGGAATCAGTGATATTTCATCGGCGGACCTTAGGGAAATGCTTATCAGCCGGGAGTCCGATCCAGCTTCGGTATGGCATAGGGCCGTCGTGCATCGAGATTATATCGTATTGCTGTGA
- a CDS encoding branched-chain amino acid aminotransferase: protein MKQQTFAFTRSENLKEKPEASTLQFGKVFTDHMFTMDYTAEAGWHDPQIVPYAPLELNPAAMCFHYGQTVFEGLKAYLTKEGKVLLFRPDKNFERMNRSNDRLCIPRLDEELALEALRQLISIEKDWIPTAEGTSLYIRPFIISTEPFLGVAASASYKFIIILSPVGAYYKEGINPVSIAVENDYVRAVKGGTGDAKTGGNYAASLKAQEVAAESGFSQVLWLDGVEKKYVEEVGSMNVFFKIDGEIVTPQLNGSILQGVTRDSVLHLLKHWGYPVTERRVSIAEVIQAQKEGRLEEVFGTGTAAVISPVGKLFHEGETYEINQGVTGEVAKRVYDTIVGIQKGELEDTFGWTVEVH, encoded by the coding sequence TTGAAACAACAAACCTTTGCTTTTACACGCAGCGAAAATTTAAAAGAGAAACCGGAAGCAAGCACGCTTCAATTCGGAAAGGTGTTTACCGATCATATGTTCACGATGGATTACACTGCCGAAGCTGGCTGGCATGATCCGCAAATCGTACCATATGCACCGCTCGAACTAAATCCTGCAGCCATGTGTTTCCACTATGGTCAAACTGTTTTTGAAGGCTTGAAAGCCTATTTGACGAAAGAAGGTAAGGTTCTGCTGTTCCGTCCGGATAAGAACTTCGAACGTATGAACCGCTCGAATGACAGACTATGCATTCCGCGCTTGGATGAAGAACTGGCCTTGGAAGCATTGCGACAGCTTATTTCGATCGAAAAGGATTGGATCCCGACTGCAGAAGGAACATCACTTTATATCCGTCCGTTCATCATCTCAACGGAACCGTTCCTTGGCGTAGCTGCATCTGCCAGCTACAAATTCATCATCATTCTGTCCCCTGTGGGAGCTTACTACAAAGAAGGTATCAATCCGGTAAGCATCGCAGTGGAGAATGACTATGTACGTGCAGTCAAAGGCGGTACCGGTGACGCGAAAACCGGCGGTAACTACGCTGCCAGCCTGAAAGCGCAGGAAGTTGCAGCAGAATCCGGCTTCTCCCAAGTCCTTTGGCTTGATGGAGTGGAGAAGAAATATGTCGAGGAAGTCGGCAGTATGAACGTATTCTTTAAAATCGACGGTGAAATCGTCACGCCTCAGCTGAATGGAAGCATCCTGCAAGGTGTCACACGAGATAGCGTACTTCATCTATTGAAGCATTGGGGATATCCTGTGACAGAACGCCGTGTGTCGATCGCCGAAGTGATCCAGGCTCAAAAAGAAGGCAGACTGGAAGAGGTATTCGGTACTGGTACAGCAGCAGTCATCTCTCCTGTCGGAAAACTGTTCCATGAAGGCGAAACATATGAGATCAACCAAGGTGTCACTGGTGAAGTAGCAAAACGGGTCTATGATACGATCGTCGGCATCCAGAAGGGCGAGCTGGAAGATACATTCGGCTGGACAGTCGAAGTGCATTAA